A region from the Variovorax sp. RKNM96 genome encodes:
- a CDS encoding RsmB/NOP family class I SAM-dependent RNA methyltransferase — MHPKALLEATADLVGLVLKFDHPADQVVSRFFRDHREFGPRERATLAETVYTVLRKKLLFDHLSPSGSGSKERRMAILGFHGPRDFLKSALNDTEKRWLDNCDAVKPDDLLERHRHNLPEWLVTPLKAQLGDGFWPLVESLQQSAPLDLRVNALTDKRAEVKAELAKAAIKSEATPFSPWGLRIEGKPALTKLDAFARGAVEVQDEGSQLLALLLDAKRGEMVVDFCAGAGGKTLAIGATMRNTGRLYAFDTSAHRLDALKPRLARSKLSNVHPAAIAHERDDRIKRLAGKIDRVLVDAPCSGLGTLRRNPDLKWRQSPKSVEELTVKQTAILQSAARLVKSGGRLVYATCSVLPEENEAIAEAFGAANPDFEPLDAAELLQGLKVEGFEALCAGGADGRRYLRLWPHRHSTDGFFAAVWNRK, encoded by the coding sequence ATGCACCCCAAAGCCCTGTTGGAGGCCACCGCCGATCTGGTGGGCCTTGTCCTGAAATTCGATCACCCGGCCGACCAGGTCGTTTCCCGCTTCTTTCGCGACCACCGCGAGTTCGGCCCGCGAGAGCGCGCTACACTGGCCGAGACCGTCTACACCGTCCTTCGCAAGAAGCTTTTGTTCGACCACCTCTCGCCTTCGGGCAGCGGGTCAAAGGAGCGCCGCATGGCGATCCTCGGCTTTCACGGCCCGCGCGATTTTTTGAAGAGCGCGCTCAACGACACCGAGAAGCGCTGGCTCGACAACTGCGATGCCGTCAAGCCGGACGACCTGCTGGAGCGCCACCGTCACAACCTGCCGGAATGGCTGGTCACGCCGCTCAAGGCGCAACTCGGCGACGGATTCTGGCCGCTGGTCGAAAGCCTGCAGCAGTCGGCACCGCTCGACCTGCGCGTCAATGCGCTGACCGACAAGCGGGCGGAAGTGAAGGCGGAGCTTGCGAAGGCTGCTATTAAATCCGAAGCAACACCGTTCTCGCCCTGGGGCCTGCGCATCGAAGGCAAGCCGGCGTTGACCAAGCTGGATGCGTTCGCCCGCGGCGCCGTCGAGGTGCAGGACGAAGGCTCCCAACTGCTCGCGCTGCTGCTGGATGCCAAGCGCGGCGAGATGGTGGTCGATTTCTGCGCCGGCGCGGGCGGCAAGACGCTGGCCATCGGTGCCACGATGCGGAATACGGGCCGCCTCTACGCCTTCGATACGTCGGCGCACCGGCTCGATGCGCTCAAGCCGCGGCTGGCGCGCAGCAAGCTCTCGAATGTTCACCCGGCTGCCATCGCGCATGAGCGGGACGACCGGATCAAGCGCCTGGCGGGCAAGATCGACCGCGTTCTGGTCGACGCGCCGTGCTCGGGGCTCGGGACACTGCGCCGCAATCCCGACCTGAAATGGCGCCAGTCGCCCAAGTCGGTGGAGGAACTGACGGTCAAGCAGACCGCGATCCTGCAAAGCGCGGCCCGACTCGTGAAGTCTGGCGGTCGGCTGGTTTACGCCACCTGCAGCGTGCTGCCGGAGGAAAACGAAGCCATTGCGGAGGCTTTCGGCGCCGCCAACCCCGATTTCGAGCCGCTTGACGCCGCGGAACTGCTGCAGGGGCTCAAAGTGGAGGGTTTCGAGGCGCTTTGTGCCGGTGGGGCGGACGGCAGGCGCTACCTGCGACTGTGGCCGCACCGCCATTCAACCGACGGTTTCTTCGCGGCCGTGTGGAACCGCAAATAG
- a CDS encoding fatty acid desaturase, producing MLLPDSAVLNAAIQWLGHGLWDLTWWQVVLYTLVTTHITIAAVTIFLHRTQTHRAMDLGPIPSHFFRLWLWLGTGMVTKEWVAIHRKHHAKCETQEDPHSPQVKGIDEVFWRGAELYRKESKNKDTIDRYGHGTPDDWIERNLYSRYSWQGVGLMLVINLALFGTLGMAVWAVQMLWIPITAAGIINGIGHYWGYRNFEAPDASRNIMPWGLIIGGEELHNNHHTYPTSAKFSVKKYEFDIGWIYIQAMQAIGWAKVKKVPPKMQMGDIQPVANEKTLEAVIANRYEVMAGYAREMRRATSEELALLKTKGADLSVLKAAKRWLHRDDDKVPASARTHIVQARAAHPVLDKMVTMREELRQLWLNTSQSREQLAADLAAWCHRAEASGIAGLREFSTRLRAARA from the coding sequence ATGTTGCTTCCTGACTCTGCCGTTCTCAACGCGGCCATCCAATGGCTCGGACACGGCTTGTGGGACCTCACATGGTGGCAAGTCGTGCTGTACACGCTCGTCACCACGCACATCACGATTGCTGCGGTCACGATCTTCCTGCACCGCACGCAAACGCACCGGGCCATGGATCTGGGCCCGATCCCTTCGCATTTCTTCCGCCTCTGGCTGTGGCTCGGCACCGGCATGGTGACCAAGGAATGGGTTGCCATTCACCGCAAGCACCACGCCAAGTGCGAAACGCAGGAAGACCCGCACAGCCCGCAGGTCAAGGGCATCGACGAAGTGTTCTGGCGCGGCGCAGAGCTGTATCGCAAGGAATCGAAGAACAAGGACACGATCGATCGCTACGGCCACGGCACGCCCGATGACTGGATCGAACGCAACCTGTATTCGCGCTACAGCTGGCAAGGCGTGGGCCTGATGCTGGTGATCAACCTGGCGCTGTTCGGCACGCTCGGCATGGCCGTGTGGGCAGTCCAGATGCTCTGGATCCCGATCACCGCCGCCGGCATCATCAACGGCATCGGCCACTACTGGGGCTACCGCAACTTCGAAGCGCCCGACGCCAGCCGCAACATCATGCCCTGGGGCCTGATCATCGGCGGCGAAGAGTTGCACAACAACCACCACACCTACCCGACATCGGCCAAGTTCTCGGTCAAGAAGTACGAGTTCGACATCGGCTGGATCTACATCCAGGCGATGCAGGCCATCGGCTGGGCCAAGGTCAAGAAGGTGCCGCCGAAGATGCAGATGGGCGACATCCAGCCCGTGGCCAACGAGAAGACGCTCGAGGCCGTTATCGCCAATCGCTACGAAGTCATGGCCGGCTATGCCCGCGAAATGCGCCGCGCGACCAGCGAAGAGCTGGCCCTCTTGAAGACCAAGGGCGCCGACCTGTCGGTGCTCAAGGCTGCCAAGCGCTGGCTGCACCGCGACGACGACAAGGTGCCCGCCTCGGCCCGCACGCACATCGTGCAGGCACGTGCAGCCCACCCGGTGCTCGACAAGATGGTGACGATGCGCGAAGAGCTGCGTCAGCTCTGGCTCAATACCTCGCAATCGCGCGAGCAACTGGCGGCCGATCTGGCGGCCTGGTGCCATCGTGCTGAAGCCAGCGGCATTGCGGGTTTGCGCGAGTTCTCGACGCGCCTGCGCGCTGCACGCGCCTGA
- the rpmG gene encoding 50S ribosomal protein L33, whose product MATSKGGREKIKLESTAGTGHFYTTSKNKKTMPEKMSIMKFDPKARKHVEYKEIKLK is encoded by the coding sequence ATGGCAACGAGCAAAGGCGGACGCGAAAAGATCAAGCTGGAATCCACCGCGGGTACCGGCCACTTCTACACGACCAGCAAGAACAAGAAGACGATGCCTGAAAAGATGTCGATCATGAAGTTCGACCCGAAGGCACGCAAGCACGTCGAATACAAGGAAATCAAGCTGAAGTAA
- the rpmB gene encoding 50S ribosomal protein L28, with product MARVCDVTGKGPMVGNNVSHANNKTKRRFLPNLQYRRFWVETENRWVRLRVSSAALRLIDKNGIDAVLADLRARGQA from the coding sequence ATGGCACGCGTATGCGACGTAACGGGCAAAGGCCCGATGGTCGGAAACAACGTTTCCCACGCCAACAACAAAACCAAGCGCCGGTTCCTGCCGAACCTGCAATACCGCCGTTTCTGGGTCGAGACTGAAAACCGCTGGGTTCGCCTGCGCGTTTCGAGCGCTGCACTGCGCCTGATCGACAAGAACGGTATCGACGCCGTGCTCGCAGACCTGCGCGCACGCGGCCAAGCTTAA
- the trxB gene encoding thioredoxin-disulfide reductase — MSAPQHAKVLILGSGPAGYTAAVYAARANLQPLLITGIAQGGQLMTTTEVDNWPADVHGVQGPELMQRFLEHAERFKTQIVFDHINKVDLSKRPFILTGDSGTYTCDSLIIATGASAKYLGLDSEEKFMGRGVSACATCDGFFYREQEVCVIGGGNTAVEEALYLSNIANKVTLVHRRDKFRAEPILIDKVKEKVAEGKIVLKLHNELDEVLGDGTGVTGIRIKNTQTGETEQIDLKGCFIAIGHHPNTDIFQGQLEMKDNYILTRSGLQGFATMTSIPGVFAAGDVQDNVYRQAITSAGTGCMAALDAQRFLEQDGTL, encoded by the coding sequence ATGTCTGCTCCCCAACACGCCAAGGTTTTGATTCTCGGCTCCGGCCCCGCCGGCTATACCGCGGCCGTCTACGCGGCCCGCGCAAACCTGCAGCCTTTGCTCATCACGGGCATCGCCCAGGGCGGCCAGTTGATGACCACCACCGAGGTCGACAACTGGCCGGCCGATGTGCATGGCGTGCAGGGGCCGGAGCTCATGCAGCGTTTTCTCGAACACGCCGAACGCTTCAAGACGCAGATCGTTTTCGACCACATCAACAAGGTCGACCTGAGCAAGCGCCCGTTCATTCTGACCGGCGACAGCGGCACCTACACCTGCGATTCGCTGATCATCGCCACGGGTGCATCCGCCAAGTACCTGGGCCTCGATTCCGAAGAGAAGTTCATGGGCCGCGGCGTCTCCGCCTGCGCGACCTGCGACGGCTTCTTCTATCGCGAGCAGGAAGTCTGCGTAATCGGCGGCGGCAACACGGCCGTCGAGGAAGCGCTGTACCTTTCCAACATCGCGAACAAGGTCACGCTGGTGCATCGCCGCGACAAGTTCCGCGCCGAGCCGATCCTGATCGACAAGGTCAAGGAGAAGGTTGCCGAAGGCAAGATCGTTCTGAAGCTGCACAACGAACTCGACGAGGTGCTGGGAGACGGCACCGGCGTGACCGGCATCCGGATCAAGAACACGCAGACCGGCGAGACCGAGCAGATCGATCTCAAGGGTTGCTTCATCGCCATCGGACACCATCCCAACACCGACATCTTCCAGGGCCAGCTGGAAATGAAGGACAACTACATCCTGACCCGCTCGGGCCTGCAGGGCTTCGCCACGATGACCAGCATTCCGGGCGTCTTCGCCGCCGGCGACGTGCAGGACAACGTGTACCGCCAGGCCATCACAAGCGCCGGCACGGGCTGCATGGCTGCGCTGGATGCACAGCGCTTCCTGGAGCAGGACGGCACCCTCTAA
- a CDS encoding Crp/Fnr family transcriptional regulator: protein MSMLSNLELLRRVPLFASLTATQSASIADAIIKKRFKRAEVVVEQGKKSDALYIILTGRARVTSADSRGREVILATLHPGDYLGEMSLIDDEPHSATVRTEIQCDVLMLGRDAFARCLPENSSMAYNIMRGLVQRLRHADRKIESLALMDVYGRVARSLLEFAVDDGAGNLKVRDKISRQDLAKMVGASREMVSRVMKDLEERGFVQTLDDGSMIVKERLLTLT, encoded by the coding sequence ATGTCGATGCTGTCCAACCTTGAATTGCTTCGGCGCGTTCCTTTGTTCGCGTCGTTGACGGCCACGCAGTCCGCAAGCATCGCGGATGCGATCATCAAGAAGCGCTTCAAGCGCGCCGAAGTTGTCGTGGAGCAGGGCAAGAAGTCCGATGCGCTCTACATCATCCTCACCGGGAGAGCCCGGGTGACCAGTGCCGACAGCCGGGGCCGCGAGGTCATCCTGGCCACGCTGCACCCCGGCGACTACCTCGGCGAAATGAGCCTGATCGACGACGAGCCGCACTCGGCCACGGTGCGCACCGAGATCCAGTGCGACGTCCTCATGCTCGGCCGCGATGCGTTTGCGCGCTGCCTGCCCGAGAACTCCTCAATGGCCTACAACATCATGCGCGGCTTGGTGCAGCGCCTGCGCCATGCCGACCGGAAGATCGAGTCCCTGGCGCTGATGGACGTCTACGGCCGCGTGGCCCGCTCGCTGCTCGAATTCGCGGTCGACGACGGCGCTGGCAACCTCAAGGTGCGCGACAAGATCTCCCGCCAGGACCTGGCCAAGATGGTCGGTGCCTCGCGAGAAATGGTGAGCCGCGTGATGAAGGATCTGGAAGAGCGCGGCTTCGTTCAGACCCTGGACGATGGCTCGATGATCGTCAAGGAACGGCTCCTGACGCTCACCTGA
- a CDS encoding DNA translocase FtsK produces MTYSLNTLQSSSAADGQPVRVRAMRFAHEITLIAGFAALLFWLLAMLSFTPSDAAWSTSGTGGDIKNWGGRIGAWLADGSYYAAGYSVWWCLAAGLRAWLSSLANWLRGGEAAPAEQPPRGRFNRSRLAFWFGLILLLCASTMLEWSRLYRLESHLPGSGGGALGYLVGPASVRWMGFTGSALVAIAGGVIGSALVFRFSWSLIAERIGARAYSLFESRREKREMAADIAMGKQAARERAEADEPAFTRGDSGSKGGEPTMTTDFPDDEEILIEPRPKRRPPSPPVQIEPAMTEVPRSDRVVKERQKPLFKELPDSKLPQVDLLDAALARQETVSADTLEMTSRMIEKKLKDFGVEVRVVLASPGPVITRYEIEPATGVKGSQILGLAKDLARSLSLVSIRVVETIPGKNYMALELPNAKRQSIKLSEILGSQIYNEGKSMLTMGLGKDIIGNPVVADLAKMPHVLVAGTTGSGKSVGINAMILSLLYKAEARDVRLLMIDPKMLEMSVYEGIPHLLAPVVTDMRQAAHGLNWCVAEMERRYKLMSKLGVRNLAGYNTKIDEAKVREEFIYNPFSLTPDDPEPLKREPHIVVIIDELADLMMVVGKKIEELIARLAQKARAAGIHLILATQRPSVDVITGLIKANIPTRIAFSVGSKIDSRTILDQMGAEALLGMGDMLYMASGSGLPIRVHGAFVSDEEVHRVVAYLKSQGEPDYIEGVLEGGTVDGDGDGDLLGGGDAEKDPMYDQAVEVVLKNRKASISLVQRHLKIGYNRAARLVEDMEKAGLVSAMSGSGQREILVPARTE; encoded by the coding sequence ATGACCTATTCGCTCAATACGCTTCAATCTTCTTCTGCTGCCGATGGGCAACCCGTGCGCGTGCGCGCCATGCGCTTCGCCCACGAAATCACGTTGATCGCCGGATTCGCAGCGCTGTTGTTCTGGCTGCTCGCGATGCTGAGCTTCACGCCCTCCGACGCTGCCTGGTCGACATCGGGCACCGGCGGCGACATCAAGAACTGGGGCGGCCGCATCGGCGCCTGGCTGGCCGATGGCAGCTACTACGCGGCCGGCTATTCCGTCTGGTGGTGCCTCGCGGCCGGCTTGCGTGCCTGGCTGTCTTCGCTGGCCAATTGGCTCCGTGGCGGTGAAGCCGCACCGGCCGAGCAGCCCCCGCGCGGCCGCTTCAATCGCAGCCGCCTCGCGTTCTGGTTCGGCCTGATCCTGCTGTTGTGCGCGAGCACCATGCTCGAATGGTCGCGCCTGTACCGGCTCGAATCGCACCTGCCGGGTTCGGGTGGCGGTGCGCTCGGTTATCTCGTGGGACCGGCCAGCGTGCGCTGGATGGGCTTCACCGGCTCGGCGCTGGTGGCCATTGCCGGCGGCGTGATCGGCTCGGCGCTGGTCTTCCGTTTCTCGTGGAGCCTGATTGCCGAGCGCATCGGTGCCCGCGCCTATTCGCTCTTCGAGTCGCGCCGCGAGAAGCGCGAGATGGCCGCCGACATCGCCATGGGCAAGCAGGCGGCCCGCGAGCGCGCCGAAGCCGACGAGCCTGCATTCACGCGCGGCGATTCGGGCAGCAAGGGCGGCGAGCCGACCATGACGACCGATTTCCCCGACGACGAGGAAATCCTCATCGAGCCGCGCCCCAAGCGCCGCCCGCCGTCGCCACCGGTGCAGATCGAACCCGCGATGACCGAGGTGCCCCGAAGCGATCGCGTCGTCAAGGAGCGCCAGAAGCCCCTCTTCAAGGAACTTCCCGACAGCAAGCTGCCGCAGGTCGACCTGCTCGATGCTGCGTTGGCGCGCCAGGAAACCGTCTCCGCCGACACGCTCGAGATGACCTCGCGCATGATCGAGAAGAAGCTCAAGGACTTCGGCGTCGAAGTGCGCGTGGTGCTCGCCTCGCCGGGCCCGGTGATCACCCGCTACGAGATCGAGCCCGCCACCGGCGTCAAGGGATCGCAGATCCTGGGCCTTGCCAAGGACCTCGCGCGTTCGCTCTCGCTGGTGTCGATCCGCGTGGTCGAGACCATTCCCGGCAAGAACTACATGGCGCTCGAACTGCCGAACGCCAAGCGTCAGTCGATCAAGCTCAGCGAAATCCTGGGCTCGCAGATCTACAACGAAGGCAAGTCCATGCTCACCATGGGCCTGGGCAAGGACATCATCGGTAACCCCGTGGTGGCCGACCTCGCGAAGATGCCGCACGTGCTGGTGGCCGGTACCACCGGTTCGGGCAAGTCGGTGGGTATCAACGCCATGATCCTGTCGCTGCTCTACAAGGCCGAGGCACGCGACGTGCGGCTCTTGATGATCGACCCGAAGATGCTCGAAATGTCGGTCTACGAAGGCATTCCGCACCTGCTGGCGCCCGTGGTCACCGACATGCGCCAGGCCGCGCACGGCCTGAACTGGTGCGTGGCCGAGATGGAGCGCCGCTACAAGCTCATGAGCAAGCTCGGTGTGCGCAACCTGGCCGGCTACAACACCAAGATCGACGAAGCCAAGGTGCGCGAGGAATTCATCTACAACCCCTTCAGCCTCACGCCGGACGATCCGGAGCCGCTCAAGCGCGAGCCGCACATCGTGGTGATCATCGACGAGCTGGCCGACCTGATGATGGTGGTGGGCAAGAAGATCGAAGAGTTGATCGCCCGCCTCGCGCAGAAGGCGCGCGCCGCCGGCATCCACCTCATCCTGGCCACGCAGCGCCCCAGCGTCGACGTGATCACCGGCCTCATCAAGGCCAACATCCCCACGCGCATCGCGTTCTCGGTGGGCTCCAAGATCGACAGCCGCACCATCCTCGACCAGATGGGCGCCGAGGCGCTGCTGGGCATGGGCGATATGCTCTACATGGCCAGCGGCAGCGGCCTGCCGATCCGCGTGCACGGTGCCTTCGTGAGCGACGAGGAAGTGCACCGCGTGGTGGCCTACCTCAAGAGCCAGGGCGAACCCGACTACATCGAGGGCGTGCTCGAAGGCGGCACGGTCGATGGCGACGGTGACGGCGACCTGCTGGGCGGTGGCGATGCCGAGAAGGACCCGATGTACGACCAGGCGGTCGAAGTCGTGCTCAAGAACCGCAAGGCCAGCATCTCGCTGGTGCAGCGCCATTTGAAGATCGGCTACAACCGCGCCGCGCGCCTTGTCGAAGACATGGAAAAGGCAGGTTTGGTCAGTGCCATGAGCGGCAGCGGCCAGCGCGAAATCCTGGTGCCCGCGCGCACCGAATAA
- the lolA gene encoding outer membrane lipoprotein chaperone LolA, with the protein MKIRHWLLIGLLCSANAWAGGLESLETFVKTVKSGRAEFTQTVTAPSREGQPGRVKTSTGTFEFQRPGKFKFDYRKPFAQSIVADGKTLWLYDADLNQVTQRAQAQALGSTPAALIAAAPDLRALQADFALEAAPERDGLEWVKATPKNKDGQLQSVLVGFQGEALAALEILDSFGQRSVLKFSKVEVNPSLSASVFDFKAPAGADVVKQ; encoded by the coding sequence TTGAAAATCCGCCATTGGTTACTGATTGGCCTTCTCTGCTCCGCCAATGCCTGGGCTGGAGGCCTTGAAAGCCTCGAGACCTTCGTGAAGACGGTCAAATCCGGCCGCGCCGAATTCACCCAGACCGTGACCGCGCCCTCGCGCGAAGGCCAGCCCGGCCGCGTCAAGACATCGACTGGCACCTTCGAATTCCAGCGTCCCGGCAAATTCAAGTTCGATTACCGCAAGCCTTTTGCCCAGAGCATCGTGGCCGATGGCAAGACACTGTGGCTTTACGACGCCGACCTGAACCAGGTCACGCAGCGGGCCCAGGCGCAGGCGTTGGGCTCCACCCCGGCGGCGCTGATCGCCGCGGCGCCCGACCTTCGTGCGCTGCAGGCCGATTTCGCGCTCGAAGCCGCGCCCGAACGCGACGGCCTCGAATGGGTCAAGGCCACCCCGAAGAACAAGGACGGCCAGTTGCAAAGCGTGCTGGTCGGCTTCCAGGGCGAGGCCCTCGCGGCGCTCGAAATCCTCGACAGCTTCGGCCAGCGCTCGGTGCTCAAGTTCAGTAAGGTCGAAGTGAATCCTTCGCTCTCGGCCAGCGTGTTCGACTTCAAGGCGCCCGCAGGCGCCGACGTCGTCAAGCAGTAA
- a CDS encoding replication-associated recombination protein A translates to MATSSHQPLAERLRPKTLGEVIGQQHLLGPGMSLRIAFESGQPHSCILWGPPGTGKTTIARLMADAFDAQFLSISAVLGGVKDIREAVERATAARDGLEQQRTIVFVDEVHRFNKSQQDAFLPHVESGLFTFIGATTENPSFEVNSALLSRAAVYVLQSLNEGDLKQIVAKAQSIQAVPAIDEAAIDRLVAYADGDARRLLNTLETLAVAARAEKLENIGDEWLLRVLGERMRRYDKGGEQFYDTISALHKSVRGSDPDAALYWFVRMLDGGADPRYMARRLVRMASEDIGLADPRALRLALDAAEVYERLGTPEGELALAECVVYLAIAPKSNAVYKAYNAVRALIKKDSTRPVPMHLRNAPTKLMKELDYGKGYRYAHDEEGGFAAGENYLPEGLEGQVFYEPVDRGLEIRIGEKLRELRRLNAGKGD, encoded by the coding sequence TTGGCCACCAGTTCCCACCAACCCCTTGCCGAGCGTCTTCGTCCGAAGACGCTCGGCGAAGTGATCGGCCAGCAGCACCTGCTCGGCCCGGGCATGTCGCTGCGCATCGCCTTCGAGTCGGGCCAGCCGCATTCCTGCATCCTCTGGGGGCCGCCGGGCACCGGCAAGACCACCATCGCGCGGCTGATGGCCGACGCCTTCGACGCACAGTTCCTGAGCATCAGCGCGGTCCTGGGCGGCGTGAAGGACATCCGCGAGGCGGTCGAGCGCGCCACGGCCGCGCGGGACGGCCTGGAGCAGCAGCGCACCATCGTCTTCGTCGACGAGGTGCACCGCTTCAACAAGAGCCAGCAGGACGCGTTCCTGCCGCATGTGGAATCGGGGCTTTTCACCTTCATCGGCGCGACCACCGAGAACCCCTCGTTCGAGGTCAACTCGGCCTTGTTGTCGCGGGCGGCGGTGTACGTGCTGCAGTCGCTCAACGAAGGCGATCTCAAGCAGATCGTCGCCAAGGCGCAATCGATTCAGGCGGTCCCGGCCATCGACGAGGCGGCCATCGACCGCCTCGTGGCCTATGCCGACGGCGACGCGCGCCGCCTGCTCAACACGCTCGAAACGCTTGCCGTCGCGGCCCGCGCCGAGAAGCTGGAAAACATCGGCGATGAATGGCTGCTGCGCGTGCTCGGCGAGCGCATGCGGCGCTACGACAAGGGCGGCGAGCAGTTCTACGACACCATCAGCGCGCTGCACAAATCGGTGCGCGGCAGCGATCCAGATGCCGCGCTCTATTGGTTCGTGCGCATGCTCGACGGCGGTGCCGATCCCCGCTACATGGCACGGCGCCTCGTGCGCATGGCCAGCGAGGACATCGGCCTGGCCGACCCCCGCGCGCTGCGCCTGGCGCTCGATGCGGCCGAGGTCTACGAGCGCCTGGGCACGCCCGAGGGCGAGCTCGCGCTGGCCGAATGCGTCGTGTACCTTGCGATCGCACCCAAGTCGAACGCGGTCTACAAGGCCTACAACGCCGTGCGCGCCCTCATCAAGAAGGACAGCACGCGCCCGGTGCCCATGCACCTGCGCAATGCGCCCACCAAGCTCATGAAGGAGCTCGACTACGGCAAGGGCTACCGCTATGCGCACGACGAGGAGGGCGGTTTCGCCGCCGGCGAAAACTACCTGCCCGAGGGCCTGGAAGGCCAGGTTTTCTACGAGCCCGTGGACCGCGGCCTCGAAATCCGCATCGGCGAAAAGCTGCGCGAACTGCGCCGCCTGAACGCTGGAAAAGGCGACTGA
- a CDS encoding branched-chain amino acid ABC transporter permease: MEILLQQIINGLVLGSMYALIALGYTMVYGIINLINFAHGEVLMVGALTSWTIIGLMKDGMPNTPGWLILLIALIIACIVAATLNFVIEKVAYRPLRNSPKLAPLITAIGMSILLQTLAMIIWKPTNKAYPNLLPTDPIHVGGAVISPTQVMILSVTAFSLVVLMWLVNYTKLGRAMRATAENPRVAALMGIRPDMVISATFIIGAVLAAIAGVMYASNYGIAQHAMGFLPGLKAFTAAVFGGIGNLAGAVVGGILLGLIEAIGSGYIGTLTGGVLGSNYSDIFAFIVLIVMLTLRPSGLLGERVADRA; encoded by the coding sequence ATGGAAATATTGCTGCAGCAGATCATCAACGGTCTGGTACTCGGCAGCATGTATGCCTTGATAGCCTTGGGCTACACCATGGTGTACGGCATCATCAACCTCATCAATTTCGCGCACGGAGAAGTGCTGATGGTGGGGGCTCTCACAAGCTGGACCATCATCGGCCTCATGAAGGACGGCATGCCCAACACGCCGGGCTGGCTGATCCTTCTCATCGCATTGATCATTGCCTGCATCGTCGCGGCCACGCTCAATTTCGTGATCGAGAAGGTGGCCTACCGGCCGTTGCGCAACAGCCCCAAGCTCGCGCCGCTCATCACGGCCATCGGCATGTCGATCCTGCTGCAGACGCTGGCCATGATCATCTGGAAGCCGACCAACAAGGCCTACCCCAACCTGCTGCCGACCGACCCCATCCACGTGGGCGGCGCCGTGATCTCGCCCACGCAGGTCATGATCCTGAGCGTCACGGCGTTTTCGCTCGTGGTGCTGATGTGGCTGGTCAACTACACCAAGCTCGGGCGCGCCATGCGCGCCACCGCGGAGAACCCGCGCGTCGCCGCGCTCATGGGCATCCGCCCCGACATGGTCATCTCGGCCACCTTCATCATCGGCGCTGTGCTCGCGGCCATCGCCGGCGTGATGTATGCATCGAACTACGGCATCGCGCAGCACGCGATGGGCTTCCTGCCCGGCCTGAAGGCCTTCACCGCAGCCGTGTTCGGCGGCATCGGCAACCTCGCGGGCGCGGTGGTCGGCGGCATCCTGCTCGGCCTCATCGAGGCCATCGGCTCCGGCTACATCGGCACCCTCACGGGTGGCGTGCTGGGCAGCAACTACAGCGACATCTTCGCGTTCATCGTGCTGATCGTCATGCTCACCCTGCGACCGTCGGGCCTGCTCGGCGAACGCGTGGCGGACCGTGCCTGA